In the genome of Nitrospira sp., the window GGTCGGATCCAAAAATCTCGACTTCACTTCAGCCGCCACGACCAGGCAGGTTGTTGCCTGCCCGCTCAAAATCATGGCATTGGCCATCGACAACCCATAGAGGAACCCCGAGCAGGACGCAGACACATCGAATGCGGCCACTCCGCGACAGCCTAACCCTCGCTGAACAAAGCAGGCAGTCGAGGGGAATGCCATATCCGGCGAGGTGGTCGACAGGATAATCGCATCCACCTCTCCTGCTGAACATCCGGCTGCCTGGAGGGCGTGACGGCTCGCCTCCATCGCCAGATCCGAAGAAGCCTGGCCCTCAGCCGCCCACCGCCGCTCGCGGATACCCGTCAGCCGCTCGATCCTGGCCGGCGACAGTCCCAGAGAGCCCGCGATCTCGCTATTGGCGACGATTCGCTCAGGGAGATAACTGCCGGTTCCTATGACACGCATTCGTTTCATGGCAATTGACCACTCTCGGCGCGGCGAGGCCATCCATATTGGTTTTATTTGATGCGCGGCGGGATTATAGGGGGCAGCGGGGAGCCGGTCAACCAATCAGGCGTGCCATTGCTTTTAGGCCCGGTTCTTGTTATCAATTTAGCGGTCCAGGAAAGGAATCGACCAGTTGCCACGCATCCAGAAGAACCACCATCGTCAGTCCCGCATTCTGACCAGCGGCCTTCTGCTCATTTCATTGCTGGCCATTGGATGTTCCAGTACGCCCAAAGAGCCGGCCGTTGCGGCAGGGGCCAAGGCTGTCGGCGGCACCGATGAGCAGATCTTCCTCGGCGACACGATCGAGAAGAACTACGATCCGAACGTCATCATGAAGCGCGGCGAGGCCTTTTTCGACAAGGAAGAATACGCCGAAGCGCTCGTCGAATATAACCACTTCCTCGACCTGCATAAAAGTCATGTGCTCGCCCCCTACGCCGCTTTTAAGATAGGCGAGTCCCATTTCAAAATGGCAAAGTCCATCGATCGGGACCCTGAACCGCTGACCAAAGCCATCACGGCACTCGAGCGCATGCGCAAGGACTTTCCCGGCAGTCGATACGATGCCCAGGCGCAACAAAAGATCCAGGAATGCCACGAGTGGCTCGCCCAGATGCACCTCTTCGTCGGGCAGTTCTACTACCGCCGCGAGTCGTATTTAGCCGCCGCTCATCGATTCGAACAGATCATGAAGATCTATCCGGATAAACCGGTAGCCCCCGATGCCCTCTATTTCCTGGCTTTGAGTTATCATGAACTGGGGGCAGACGATTGGGCGGCCGACAACTTGACCTTACTGGCTGAAAAATATCCCACCAGCAAAGTGGCCGCCGACGGAAAGTCGTTGATGGCCAAGCTCGGTGGCAAGAAATCAGATACTCTGATCGCCAAAGACCCAAGCGCCACGCCTTTTTCGGATGCCCGCCCCTATGCCTCCCCAAGCGACAGATCCGATCTTCCCAACATCCCCAGTGCGGCCTCTGCATTCGGCGCACTCAAGCTACCCTCAGCCAATGCCCTGGGCCAATCCTTCACCGCCTGCCGTCTCGGCGCCTGGTGCTGAAAACCAGCAACCGGGGAAACTTTAATTTCCGGAAAAAGCTATCGTTTCTTAGCGGATCGGACTACGAGAGTCGCCAAGGTTGTTGCGGGATGTTCAAAACGATCTTCCGGCAAGGCCGCAGGTGAGGGCAGGACCGAGGAGGTACATACCAAGCTTCGCTTGATCCGCTCGCTTCGATCAACTGCGAGCGGGTAGGTACTTTGCCTCCGGTAGGCTCTGTACGTTGAGGGACTGAACGAGCCGAGAACGACGCTGGAAGTCGTTTTCAACGTCCCGCTACTGGCTGAGGTACCAGCCGATGCCATACCGTTCAAGGAAGCTGGTGATCATCGTGAGGGAATTGGCGTAGATCATGACGCCCACCACAATGAGCAGCACGCCGCTCACCGTTGACACGCCCCAGAGATAGGCGCGCACCTCTTTAAAATAGGCCAGGAAACGGTCGACTCCCAGCGCCGTGAGAAACAGCGGCAAGCCCAACCCCAGGGAGTAGCACGCCAACAAGACCACCCCGCTCCAGAGCGAATCGGTCGTGCTGGCGTAAAGCAGAATCGTACCCAACACCGGGCCGACGCAGGGCGTCCATCCGGCAGCAAACGCCACTCCGATGAAGAACGACCCCAAATAGCCGGCCGGACGATTGCGGAACTGATACCGGTGCTCCACCTTCAAGAAGTTGAGATTCAGAATACCCAGCAGATAGAGCCCGAACACAATGATCATCACGCCGCCGATCCGGCGAATGTGATCCTGATAGGTGATCAGGATTTGCCCGAGAAAGCTGGCAGAGGCGCCGAACGCGATGAATACCGTCGAAAACCCGCCGATGAACAGGAGCGCATTGAGAATGATGGCGGATTTGAACTTGTTCCGTTCGCTCGCATCCGTCAGTTGTTCGACCGAGAGCCCGGTGATGTAGGAAATGTACGATGGCACGAGCGGCAGCACGCACGGCGATACGAAGGACAGCAGACCGGCTGAGAACGCGGCGAGCAGAGAGATCTGTGGCATGGATTGCATCATCGTCAGGATTTCATGAGGGCCTGAATCAGTGCGCGCGCATCAGGGCCGCCCCAATCACGGGCGCCCGGCACCTTCTGCCTGACAATGCCGTTGCGATCGACCATGAACGTCATAGGCAAACTCCGCGCGCCGTACATCAACCCGACGCGATACTCGGCATCGTGCAGGATCGGGAAGGTGAATCCCATTTCCTGTTGAAAGGGCCGAGTCACCGCCGCGCCCTGTGGATCGGTAGAGACGGCGAGAATCTCGA includes:
- the bamD gene encoding outer membrane protein assembly factor BamD, whose protein sequence is MPRIQKNHHRQSRILTSGLLLISLLAIGCSSTPKEPAVAAGAKAVGGTDEQIFLGDTIEKNYDPNVIMKRGEAFFDKEEYAEALVEYNHFLDLHKSHVLAPYAAFKIGESHFKMAKSIDRDPEPLTKAITALERMRKDFPGSRYDAQAQQKIQECHEWLAQMHLFVGQFYYRRESYLAAAHRFEQIMKIYPDKPVAPDALYFLALSYHELGADDWAADNLTLLAEKYPTSKVAADGKSLMAKLGGKKSDTLIAKDPSATPFSDARPYASPSDRSDLPNIPSAASAFGALKLPSANALGQSFTACRLGAWC
- a CDS encoding cytochrome c biogenesis protein CcdA; translated protein: MPQISLLAAFSAGLLSFVSPCVLPLVPSYISYITGLSVEQLTDASERNKFKSAIILNALLFIGGFSTVFIAFGASASFLGQILITYQDHIRRIGGVMIIVFGLYLLGILNLNFLKVEHRYQFRNRPAGYLGSFFIGVAFAAGWTPCVGPVLGTILLYASTTDSLWSGVVLLACYSLGLGLPLFLTALGVDRFLAYFKEVRAYLWGVSTVSGVLLIVVGVMIYANSLTMITSFLERYGIGWYLSQ